ACGCTACaaggtggtgtggtgtggtgtggtgcTTTGTCGCGTTCCGTCGTGCCCCCGCTTCTTCCcgcccctcccaccaccttTCCGGTGTCACTCCGTCAAGGACCAACGCACGAAGAGAGACCAAACTGCTactcttgtttttctccttGGTCTCGTCTGTTACTTCCATTTTCTTCAGGCTGCGTACATTGTTGTGGTGTCTTgactctcctccttttttattttatttttCTTGTTTCGTCCTTcacgcttctctctcctctctctcctctcgctcctcgGTGTTCTTTTCCTCGACTTTGTACCACCTCACTGCGTATGAAATCGCCCTcgcgtcctcctctcacttCTGGCGTCATTCAGAATCATTACTTTCGCTCTAACTTTGCTTTGCGTCAtttttgccccccccctctcttcatctTTATGCGTTTCGCTTGTCGCATGTCTCTCCGTTTCTTCGCTGCCCTCACGTTGTTcagtccccctccccctcctccccctccctttcctcacttccctctctcacactcctcctccgtcaccCAGTCATTTTCGTCGTTTTTCTGTTCTCGGTTCCTTTTCACTCCATCCAGTTTCTcgtgctgtggcgctgctccctttgtcctcctgctcctgcgaGCGTTCTGCCGTCGTGCGCTgcgggtgtgctgctgcgcgtgccgtTGTGTCAGTGAGTACTCTCCGTAGAGAGCGACGACacaacggcggcgccaaGACAGAAGGCGAGGGCTGCGCATGTAAGGAAGACGGGAACATGACAGACAGACAAATGGAAGGACACTTCAGTGACgatggtgagggagggggggtgtaGGAGGCGGAAAAGGTTAAGGAAACGGAGGAGTACACAGCGAGGAAAAATATATTTGGTTCAGTTGTTGGGAAGGAAACGAGTTTTGTAgcgggtggcggtgacgggtGGTAAAGCAATACAGCAAAGCGCTACTGGAGTGAACGACAGAGGACGAGCAAGAGAGCTAGAGACCCAAGCGTtcaaaagaaagaagagaggcacgagcacctttttctttttcctctcctcactaTCGCCACTAAGACAAACGTGCCTTGTCCCTCTTGCTCGTGTTTCTTGCCGCTGTTTCTTTGcctcctgctctctctctcggttgCTGAATGATGCCGGTGCGCCTGTTGCGGCGAGTGACTGAGGCTTTTGCAATTCCCACATCTTTTCtgggtgtgcgtctctctctcttttaggggagggggcgctcagtgttgtttttcttctttgtgtcACGCCTTCGGCATTCTGTGGTTCTCGTATGGCgctttttgccttttcccttactcctcttcttgtttctgatcctttctcctctctctctctctctgtgtgtttctgTGTCGCGCTCCACTGCCACGCACGTGGAGTATTTTCTGCGAGtgggtgcctgtgcgtgtgcgtttgtttCTTTCTGTGCTTCGCTTTTTGTGCATCTCGGacttccttttttttttctcatcCCCCTTGTGCTCCCCCGCtgcctcccccactccctccgtctctcctctgcgtttAGCTCTCGTGAAGGGAAGGCCTGCCACTCGTgctggagagggaggaggaagaggaaacaaaaaCTCCATTGTCCCCTTGCCGTGTGATATATGGacgaaaaagaggcaaaCAAAAAGTGTCTGCGTCACTTTCGTGGTGACGTGGTAGGGAAAATGGTGGTTGCCTATGCCcttgccctttttttttttttactgcCCTATTTGCCGCCAAACATGCCGCCACGTTGCCGGCACTCCCTCTCTATTGTTTTTGGTGTACCGAGTGCACGCAAACAGCACGGGAAGGTCAAACCGTAGAGAGAGATGATCTTGCGAGGGGAAGGATAGCAAGAGCAGAGAACGGCCTTTGTTTTTGTTTGTACAACACTGTGTAGGGAGCGCCAGAGCCAGAGGCGTCCGCGCTGGATGATGCAGACGAGGTCGAGCTCCCCCAAATAAAAATAAAACAGACATCAGATGTGAACTGTCGACAAGGAAAATAAGGGTGCTTGGGTGCGTAAGTGTGCGTGAGCGATGACGATGGAGCGCGTGGTCTCATTATTGCGTgtttttgtgttttttttttgttttgcgtCTTTCTGTGCAGCGACTGCGCGTATGAGGGGTCTGGCGtagtgggtggtggtgggaagACGTAGTCTTGTGTGCATgatggaaaaaaaagaaagaaaagtgCAGAGAGGAAACAAGGCAAACATtacaagaagaaaaacaaaaacgcCAGAAAGAAACGAGAAGGCCGTGGAGAGAAGCCACTGCTGTCTCCCACAGGTGCCAGGGATCAACAAGTTGCGAAACCGGAAATCGTGACAGCGTGAGGAaggtagagagaagagaagagagggagggagaacagaGTGAGATGAACGGAGGGGGGTTAGTGCGTAAGAAAAGCAACACCACTAAATGTGCAAGCAGCGATGGTGGGAAATTCACGAACCAGAAAATTCACCACGCACAAAGTACACACGGCTGTACACCGAGTTatacaaacaaacaaaaaaagaaacaaccGGTTGTGCGACGAGCTAGATAGGTGATGGTagagcagcagtagcagagagagagagggagggagctgaCTGAAAGCTAAAGAAGCACGTGCATGGGCACTCAGCGCttgaaggaggaagaaacaCAACCCAAGTCGGAACGATATCCAGCTTCCCATCGCCTTTTTCTGtatgtgctgctgtgctgcaggtctgtgttttcttctgAACGGAGCTTTTTTCATTCAGTGTGGAGGGGAGCGGCATtcccgtccctctctctctctcggacTCTTCTATTCTGCATTCCTGATCGTTGATTGCTCATCCgatgttttttttctgcgtgTGAGGTTTTGTCTTGTGTCTTtgcgcgttttttttttcgtcttttCTCCCCTCGAGCGTTACCTCTGGCCAAGCTTTTCATCCCCCTTCTTTTCCATcatttctttcccctttgcgtatgtgcatctctcttgtatgcatgtgtgtgtgtgtgtatgcttGTGCGATTGACGTGTCACTTTCTCTTCCGTGGTGTTTTATTGttagtggtggtggcgctgccgcctccgtTATTTGATCTTGCGagcggaaaaaaaacgagaaaaagaaCTTTAAAGTCGCGCGCACCGGCGCACATTAGACGTATACGTACATGCTCACACACCAGCATCATCtgaaaaacacacacacacacacacgccgacaAACGCACGTGCGTACTTGAGCTTTTGTAGAGCACAGATATAACAATGCTTCGCTCATATaccttcgtttttttttccctctccatcctctctcccttcccgtCGTTCTTTTCAAATTGCTCTACTTAACAGAAATGCTATCAGGCAAAGAATGCATTTGATAGAGGACTGATTCAGAAAAGCGAGTGAATGGGGCCTACTGGCAGGAATgcgggaagggagggggaggggagaaggaagaggtcGTTGCCCTTGGCACGCAAAAataggaaaagaaaagccaAGAGGGCGACTGTCTTAATGAGACAAGCAGTGCGAGACGAAACGGGTGTGATAGTTTTTTTTTAGGCTTGTGTTTCTGCGCTGCATGAAGGACCTCGATGCgagcctgtgcgtgtgtgtgtgtgtgtgtaaatGTGTATCTCTGTATACGAGCGTGTGTCTGTACATGCGTGCCCGCGCGGTTGAGGGGTGGGGTCATCGGCTGTGTATGCGTAACTTTTTTTCTTTGATGAATCAGTAAACCACgcaaagcaaacaaaaaataAAAGGACAGAATCAAACaaggagcagagaaaggTTCACAGACGCCAAACAAGCATACATACGCACCCAGGTGGGCAATGTCACGGGCGTTCTGTACTGTGCGGCCAACTTTCTCGCTCTGACGCTCCGCTCCATTGTGGTCCCCGAAAGGCCTACTGCTTGTCTATCGCGTGTAGCAGCGCGTACTCTGGCCGGTCGAAGTTATCCTCTGTCACGTGAGTGCTTTGCGCCGCGTAGTAGAGGAGagacgtggtggtggaccGTACTCTTGTTCTTCCTAACAGAGCCAGTCGAGGAAGCTGAGGGCATTTTGACTCAGGGGATGCCTATACCTTCTATACTGATGCTCATGATGACACACTATCATCCCTCTCTTGTGAGGTGGCCCTCGAGTACGTGAGAGGGTAGGGAACATGCAATGTAGGTTCTCATCACATACGTTTCCTttgctgttctctcttttctattTTCTGTTGACGTCCACTCTCCCGCGCAGCATACATCAAATCATTCGAAGAGGTTGTCTCTGACTGCAACTCGTTGATCGCTCCTACCAGGCAGGCAGAGACGTGATACACGTACCTTTCCTCCCTTagaacacacccacacacacatatatatatatatatctatatgtatgtatgtatatatatgtgcATATGTATGTATACATGTATGTATATCTAGAGCAACGATAGAGTggccgaaaaaaaaaaacgcattCACAGGGCAAGCCGACGGTATCAAGAAGGCGTTTCTCAGATCTTTCCTCTACGCGAACCTCATCGACCTGCGTAGCcacaaagaaacaaaagTGTAGCTGGCAAAGACGTACCGTGGAGTCTGCAGTGTACAGAAGGTGGGTGCGCACTTGCATGACCACCTTGGCGCGAAGGCACAGCTTTGTTTGATCACCTCTTCTCGTGCACGTAGTCAGCGGCCCACAGCCTTCTGTCCTGTGCAGCGGGCAGCGCTTGCAAAATATGTTCGACCCACTGCGCCTGTTGGTGCTGTCGTTCCTTTATTACTTTGGCTTCGCCTATGCTGCCTTCACAGCACTCAAGCAGCGCTCCACAACAATTGTGGTGACGGAGTCATCGGTGACAACGCCGATGGCTGCAAACGCACGTTGTCTACGCACAAAGGTGTCCATCGATATCCCATCGTTGAAGCTCATGATCATGCTAACATCCATGACGCTGCTCTCGCTTGTTGGGGCTGACTGGTTTCCACTTTTTGCGGAGATGCGCGTTATCTTCATGTATACGCTCCTTTTTGCACCCCCCTTGGCCCAGCAGGAGCTGTATGATCAGCTGTTCGCCCCTCTTCTGGCTCACGCTGGCACCGTTGTTCGCTCTCCGAAGATAAGGGGCTTCGTTGCTCGCAAGGTGCCGTTGTTTTTAGTACGTCTTTGCGTTGACGTTGCGATTGCCTTTGTGAACTACACGCAGCGCAGTCGTAGCCTCGATGGCAATGCGGCACAAGACATCTTGCGTGGCCTGCAGTTTAgccagcgcgcgctgcagcaggttCCCGATGTGCCGCTCGAGTCAGAAGACGCGACGCATGTGCGCAGTGCAagagacagcagcggtgctgccgacATCAAAAATGTGCGGCGAGCTCTCAtagtggagaaggcgacgaAGGGCTTCAACGCCCATATCCCGCTTGGCCGTGTTGTGCGGGATGACTACATTGACCCCGAGAGCAGCTTGTccgtggcgacggcgtctCTGTCAACGATGTCACCCTTTTCCAGTACGAGGGGGGATGGACTACTGGCGAGTTTGCACAGCGAGTACTTACACTCTGCGTTAGAGGGCAGTGAAGATAGTCGGACCGATGACGtgcgtcgctgttgcagaAACCACAAAAAAGTGTTTGGCATCTCCTGAAACTGATGTGCTGTCTTGTGCTGCATCACTGTGCCTGAGTGCGCAAAAGGAAAGTGCGGGGAGAGGACAGGGTGGAGGAAGgatcccccctttcctcgaCCCCGACATTGACGCTGTGTCGCGCGGCGGCTTTTTAAATTTTCATGTGGCGGACGGTCCCCTAtgctttgttttctcctttgtgcgTGCATTTTCCTGCTGTGTTTGCCCTTTTTGTTGTGCTGTGGTCCACATTGCTGTGCCTTTTAGCTGGGAAGattcgcgctgctgccgcctccgctttcccccttttttccccttttttgtttcgctgCCCTTTTgtgtccccccctccccctctctctctccttcttcatctctcagatcgcccctcctcccctcccctcccctctccaccgccaGTCCTCTTTTCCGCTGCCATCCCGCTTTTGCCCTTTCTCTGAGTCGCTCACTTTCTCCTGCTACGTGGtggcttttctttctttcctctctttgtgctTCTCGGTGAAGGAGGGTTTTTTGTTTCCGCacgtctctgcctctgcctctcacACTGGAGAGAGTGTGTTCGCCGAAGCGATGACTCTCTCTTCGGTTGGTGCTTGTAATGGCGTaagtctgtgtgtgtgtgtgtgtgtgcatagactctgttttttttttttccagcTCTAGTCCTCCTACGCGTTCATTGAGTTTTctctcggtgctgctgcgtgtttCACATACGTTAAGTAGAGCCCTGCTGCATAAGTAGAGAAAGCGCACAAGAAGGAGCAGGATCCTGTGAGGGGACGAGGACTGGTGTGTGTTCACGGCATCAgtgcccccttcctcttgctTTCCAACGCTCTTGCACCCACGATGTTTTGTCGCCTTCTTAGCGAGGGCGGTGACTTATGGCAGAGATGTGACCTACTTCTCCCCCCCCAAAACGCACCCCTGCGTCCCTTTGGTGTAGACATTATTCCTGCCGTCGTTTCAAGCGAGGATGCTTCGAAATCGACGAAGTGCACATTCGAGGATGCCACCTGTATTGTCGtcccgccaccgcagcgttGACAACCTCTCACGATGCGTGCAAGCAAGACATCCTTTGCATACTTTCATTCATTCTTGTACTTGCTCACTCGTGCGGTTtgctctgtttttttttttcatatCTCTACGGTGCAACCGCAACATCCGCTTTCTCAACTGGTGTGTGCTCACACTAGCAAATTGTCCACATGGTCGCGCATGGAtgcgtgcgtctctctctgcacgtACACGTTGCTTCTCTACTtgtctctcccctttcctcaccAGAGTgcgaaaaacaacaacaaaccaacagcgccacagcatacacgcacatccacacccccaccccgacACCCCACAGATAGTCATTACCTCACATTAGTCGTCGTTGCTCTCTGCTGTCCTTGCATGGGGAGGTGTGTCGACGCAACGGCAGGGGAACGCGTTACCGAAGGGTACAAAGGTGCTCGTGTTGCGCTCgcctgtgtgtttttttttttggggggggggtttgTATGTCTTAGTAGGCGGTGTTCGTTCATTTCCCTCTAgcttcttttttcccttcccaaagcagcgcagcagcaagtcTCCTCCACTGCATCATTGGCCCTCCGTGTCGAGCGCCGCGGGTGACAAGGCGACGCGCCAGTCACCTTCCGACTGCGGAAACGCCAcatgaaaagaaaaaaaacgtcaAAATAGAGGAGTGCCGTTTgccctcttcgcttttccgtttttttttttcactgaCAACGTCCGTTCCCATCGACAACGGGcatcgccgcctccttctcccccctccctcctctacGCATAAATAgcgtgcaggcgcgcagAAAAATGAATCGACACAACAAATTTTACGCCGAGATGGCCGGCgagttggaggaggacgagtaCTTCGATGAGGATGAGGACTACAACTACGATGAAGAgtacgaagaggagggggagtaCGACGAGGTAGCATACAAGGCCCCAGCGAGATCGGCGGCACCTGCACCGGCGCGCATGACCAAAAGCACAgggaaggcggcagcgcccgCGGCACCGGCCCTGCGTGTTAACCCTTACACAACGATATCGCCCCAGAGGGACGACGACTACGACGTGCTTGACATTATGCTGCCGCAAATGCACGCCTCGTGGAAAGTAAACGCGCCGACAATGCTGCCACTCACGGAGAGTGAGGCGGTCACGGCGCTTCGGGCAAGCAACTACAGCCTCGGACCCGCCTTTCTGCAACTCAAAGCAAAGCGAGACGAGGAGAGATCCaagcgtggcggcggcattcTGAAGGTtaccgcagctgctggacctCCGAAGCAAAGTTCCACTCGTCCACCTGTTGAGACCGCCAAAcaggacggcgaggaggcgagcAACAACGAGGATAGCTCCCCCGCGCCGAGTGCGAGCTCTGGCCGCACCACGGCCACTTCGCGGAGCTTGAAGGGGACTTCGCAGAGGCGTACAAGACAGATGCTAGAGATGGAGCCAGACAGGGAGAAGCCTGACTGCACGTTTGTGATTGCCGGCCACGTCGACGCCGGAAAGAGTACTACCCTGGGTCACCTCCTTCTGCTCTTAGGCCGCGTTAGCAGCCAGGATGTCGAGCGAAACGAAAAAGCAGGCCGCATGCTGAACAAGGAGGCCTGTAAGTATGCCTGGCTGCTGGACCAGTGCGAGGAGgaacggcgccgcggcgtcaCCATCGACTCCGGCTCCTTCTGCTTCGAAACGGAGCACCGCCGTGTGCACATCCTCGACGCACCAGGGCATAAGGACTTCGTGGTTAGCATGATCAGCAGTGCCACGCAggccgacgccgccgtgctcGTCGTGACGGCGGCCACCTCGGAGTTCGAGACggggctgcagcacggcACAAAGTCTCACCTGAGAGTCTTGAAAACGCTCGGCGTTGGGTCAATTGTTGTCGCGGTCAACAAGATGGAC
This DNA window, taken from Leishmania panamensis strain MHOM/PA/94/PSC-1 chromosome 34 sequence, encodes the following:
- a CDS encoding hypothetical protein (TriTrypDB/GeneDB-style sysID: LpmP.34.4030) encodes the protein MFDPLRLLVLSFLYYFGFAYAAFTALKQRSTTIVVTESSVTTPMAANARCLRTKVSIDIPSLKLMIMLTSMTLLSLVGADWFPLFAEMRVIFMYTLLFAPPLAQQELYDQLFAPLLAHAGTVVRSPKIRGFVARKVPLFLVRLCVDVAIAFVNYTQRSRSLDGNAAQDILRGLQFSQRALQQVPDVPLESEDATHVRSARDSSGAADIKNVRRALIVEKATKGFNAHIPLGRVVRDDYIDPESSLSVATASLSTMSPFSSTRGDGLLASLHSEYLHSALEGSEDSRTDDVRRCCRNHKKVFGIS
- a CDS encoding elongation factor 1-alpha, putative (TriTrypDB/GeneDB-style sysID: LpmP.34.4040), whose translation is MNRHNKFYAEMAGELEEDEYFDEDEDYNYDEEYEEEGEYDEVAYKAPARSAAPAPARMTKSTGKAAAPAAPALRVNPYTTISPQRDDDYDVLDIMLPQMHASWKVNAPTMLPLTESEAVTALRASNYSLGPAFLQLKAKRDEERSKRGGGILKVTAAAGPPKQSSTRPPVETAKQDGEEASNNEDSSPAPSASSGRTTATSRSLKGTSQRRTRQMLEMEPDREKPDCTFVIAGHVDAGKSTTLGHLLLLLGRVSSQDVERNEKAGRMLNKEACKYAWLLDQCEEERRRGVTIDSGSFCFETEHRRVHILDAPGHKDFVVSMISSATQADAAVLVVTAATSEFETGLQHGTKSHLRVLKTLGVGSIVVAVNKMDFVGYSQERYDYVVRELQLLMKQTRIPEEAIVGFCPISGMTGVNLTQRDAKAMLWYSGPSLIEMIDKCPLESRLVNSPLRLSLQDVQSTTLYAKVESGKFFTGDTVQFVPSEVRVVVKSIQKPTVAGTVLVAFAGETVEITTNSPVTGLYPGCVGCEQNLLIHSSTDFEAQIQTFRTLTKSILPGMTFTIIVHALTVRVQVVTLISKMDSRTGCWSKGMVKCVPPATQAMMLFRAECPIALEPATECRALGRFVLQQDGETVAGGLVTRVVDKQ